From one Candidatus Chlorobium masyuteum genomic stretch:
- a CDS encoding bacteriochlorophyll a protein produces the protein MALFGTKDTTTAHSDYEIVLEGGSSSWGKVKCRAKVNVPPALPLLPADCNIKINVKPLDPAKGFVRFSAVIESIVDSTKNKLVVEADIANETKERRICVGEGSVSVGDFSHSFSFEGSVVNLFYYRSDAVRRNVPNPIYMQGRQFHDIIMKVPLDNPDVIDTWEGTLKALQSNGSFNDWIREFWFIGPAFTALNEGGQRISKIEVNSIGTQSGEKGPVGVTRWRFSHGGSGIVDSIARWAELFPADKLNRPATVEAGFRSDSQGIEVKVDGDFPGVSVDAGGGLRRILNHPLIPLVHHGMVGKFNDFTVDTQLKIVLPKGYKVRYAAPQFRSQNLEEYRWSGGAYARWVEHVCKGGTGQFEVLYAQ, from the coding sequence ATGGCTCTTTTCGGCACTAAAGACACCACCACCGCACACTCCGATTACGAGATCGTTCTTGAGGGCGGATCAAGCTCATGGGGCAAAGTAAAATGCCGGGCGAAAGTTAATGTGCCCCCGGCACTCCCCCTGCTGCCGGCTGACTGTAACATTAAAATCAATGTAAAACCTCTTGATCCTGCAAAAGGGTTTGTCAGGTTTTCCGCAGTAATCGAGTCAATTGTTGACAGCACGAAAAACAAACTGGTTGTCGAGGCTGACATTGCCAATGAAACCAAGGAAAGAAGAATCTGTGTAGGAGAAGGTTCCGTTTCCGTAGGCGATTTCTCCCACTCCTTCTCCTTTGAAGGCTCCGTTGTCAACCTCTTCTACTACCGCTCAGACGCAGTCCGCAGAAATGTCCCGAACCCGATCTACATGCAGGGACGTCAGTTCCATGACATTATCATGAAGGTGCCTCTTGACAATCCCGATGTTATCGACACCTGGGAAGGCACACTGAAAGCGTTGCAGTCAAACGGATCGTTCAATGACTGGATTCGCGAGTTCTGGTTTATCGGACCTGCCTTTACCGCACTGAACGAAGGCGGCCAGAGAATTTCAAAAATCGAAGTCAACAGCATCGGCACCCAGAGCGGCGAAAAAGGCCCGGTCGGCGTTACCAGATGGCGCTTCTCTCATGGCGGTTCCGGTATTGTGGACTCCATCGCACGCTGGGCAGAACTCTTCCCTGCTGACAAACTCAACAGACCGGCAACGGTTGAAGCAGGATTCCGTTCCGACTCACAGGGCATCGAAGTCAAGGTTGACGGCGATTTCCCCGGCGTATCGGTAGATGCAGGCGGCGGTCTTCGCAGAATCCTGAACCACCCGCTCATTCCGCTTGTACACCACGGCATGGTTGGCAAGTTCAACGACTTTACCGTCGATACACAGCTTAAAATCGTTCTGCCTAAAGGATACAAAGTGCGTTATGCTGCACCGCAGTTCCGTTCACAGAACCTTGAAGAGTATCGCTGGAGCGGCGGCGCTTATGCCCGCTGGGTTGAGCATGTCTGCAAAGGCGGCACAGGACAGTTTGAAGTCCTCTACGCTCAGTAA
- a CDS encoding nitrilase-related carbon-nitrogen hydrolase, producing the protein MLTAKLRIAQSDCTLANFDENLERHCTLSEQALRDGADAIVFPELSLTGYNVQDAAQDIAMHIEDARLAPLRELSRKITIICGSIELSEEYGVYNSALMFEDGTGRSIHRKIYLPTYGMFEELRYFSAGQQIKAVNSKRLGRIGVAICEDFWHVSVPYLLAHQGAKLLLVLMSSPLRLSPGSGNPAIVTQWQTIASTYAFLFSSYVACVNRVGNEDSFTYWGNSSLTGPDGSVIGAAPLFEPHILDAVLDFAEIKRTRLHSSHFLDEDLRLIAAELNDIIVQRPQ; encoded by the coding sequence ATGCTGACCGCAAAACTGCGAATAGCCCAGAGTGACTGCACCCTTGCCAATTTTGACGAGAATCTTGAGCGCCACTGTACCCTTAGTGAACAGGCTCTCCGGGATGGAGCCGATGCAATCGTCTTTCCTGAACTCTCACTGACCGGTTATAACGTCCAGGATGCCGCACAGGATATCGCCATGCATATCGAGGATGCACGGCTTGCTCCGCTTCGTGAACTCAGCCGGAAAATCACCATCATCTGCGGGAGCATTGAGTTGAGTGAAGAGTACGGAGTCTATAATTCGGCGCTTATGTTTGAGGATGGTACAGGCAGGAGTATCCACCGTAAAATCTATCTGCCAACCTACGGGATGTTTGAAGAGTTGCGCTACTTTTCGGCAGGCCAGCAGATCAAGGCGGTCAACTCCAAACGGCTGGGAAGAATAGGAGTGGCAATATGCGAGGATTTCTGGCATGTATCGGTGCCCTATCTGCTTGCCCATCAGGGAGCAAAGCTGCTGCTGGTACTCATGTCAAGTCCGCTCCGGCTCTCTCCCGGAAGCGGCAACCCGGCCATTGTAACCCAGTGGCAGACCATTGCATCCACCTATGCGTTCCTCTTCAGCAGCTATGTGGCCTGTGTAAACCGAGTGGGCAATGAAGACAGCTTCACCTACTGGGGCAACTCATCACTTACCGGGCCGGACGGCAGCGTGATTGGCGCAGCTCCCCTTTTTGAGCCGCATATCCTTGATGCTGTGCTGGATTTTGCGGAGATCAAGCGCACCCGTCTGCACTCATCCCACTTTCTTGATGAAGATCTCCGCCTGATCGCCGCTGAACTGAACGATATCATTGTTCAGCGACCGCAGTAA
- a CDS encoding GyrI-like domain-containing protein — protein sequence MEKIDFRKELKLLYQPSSKEVVELDVPPMNFLMVDGEGDPNTTQAYADAIEALFSVAYTLKFMVKKGDRAIDFAVLPLESLWWADDMAVFASGDKSRWKWTAMIMQPSFVTLELVERALEEVKKRKNPAALAKVRFELFSEGRSAQIMHIGPFTEEGPTIEHVHRFICDRNCQLRGKHHEIYLSDIRRADASKWKTVIRQPMQ from the coding sequence GTGGAAAAGATTGATTTCAGGAAGGAACTCAAACTGCTCTACCAGCCGTCATCCAAAGAGGTGGTTGAGCTTGATGTTCCCCCAATGAATTTTCTGATGGTGGATGGCGAGGGTGATCCCAATACGACGCAGGCATATGCCGATGCCATTGAAGCACTCTTTTCAGTGGCCTATACACTGAAGTTCATGGTTAAAAAGGGAGACAGGGCAATCGACTTCGCTGTTCTTCCGCTTGAATCGCTCTGGTGGGCGGACGATATGGCGGTGTTCGCTTCCGGTGATAAATCCAGATGGAAATGGACGGCGATGATCATGCAGCCCTCATTTGTGACCTTGGAGCTTGTCGAACGGGCTCTTGAGGAGGTGAAGAAAAGAAAAAACCCTGCAGCTCTTGCAAAAGTGCGTTTTGAACTTTTTTCGGAAGGGAGGAGTGCCCAGATCATGCACATCGGTCCATTCACCGAAGAGGGCCCGACCATTGAACATGTTCACCGGTTTATTTGCGACAGAAACTGCCAATTGAGGGGAAAACACCACGAAATTTACCTGAGCGATATCCGCAGAGCCGACGCCTCAAAATGGAAAACCGTCATCCGCCAGCCCATGCAGTGA
- the ispE gene encoding 4-(cytidine 5'-diphospho)-2-C-methyl-D-erythritol kinase, translating into MHTFSVNSFAKINLGLLITGKRDDGYHTLETIFAPINWYDTIEFTESGTVSMSCSNVDLPVDENNLCIRAARSLQHFSGTSKGVSMKLIKQVPFGAGLGGGSSDAATVLRVLNELWQLNVSQVDLHTLAVKLGADVPYFLSMKGLAYARGIGDELEDLGFTLPWYVVTVFPEEHISTVWAYRNFYKRFDRQIPDLKKSASELCLGGNKAMFPLFENDFEPAVFDHFPAVRAVKSALLDAGTVFASLSGSGSAVFGLFEEERDALEAMKRLPENYRKSLTPPGFTMVR; encoded by the coding sequence ATGCATACTTTTTCGGTTAACTCCTTTGCGAAAATCAATCTCGGATTGCTCATCACCGGCAAGCGAGATGACGGATACCACACGCTTGAGACCATTTTTGCGCCAATCAACTGGTACGACACCATAGAATTTACCGAATCCGGAACGGTCTCGATGAGCTGCTCCAATGTTGACCTTCCGGTTGATGAGAACAATCTCTGCATAAGGGCGGCCAGATCACTTCAGCACTTCTCCGGCACTTCAAAAGGCGTCTCCATGAAGCTCATCAAGCAGGTACCTTTCGGTGCCGGATTGGGTGGTGGAAGCAGCGATGCAGCAACCGTGCTCAGGGTGCTCAATGAGCTGTGGCAGCTCAATGTCTCTCAAGTTGATCTGCACACGCTCGCTGTGAAACTCGGTGCAGATGTTCCCTATTTTCTCTCTATGAAAGGCCTTGCCTATGCCAGGGGGATCGGCGATGAACTTGAAGATTTGGGATTCACTCTTCCCTGGTATGTGGTGACGGTTTTTCCTGAAGAGCATATTTCAACCGTATGGGCATACCGGAATTTTTACAAGCGCTTTGATCGCCAAATTCCTGACCTGAAAAAGAGTGCTTCAGAGCTCTGCCTTGGTGGCAATAAAGCGATGTTTCCTCTTTTTGAAAATGATTTTGAACCGGCCGTGTTTGACCATTTTCCTGCCGTTCGGGCGGTCAAGAGCGCTCTGCTTGATGCCGGAACTGTTTTCGCCTCTCTCTCCGGCAGCGGATCTGCCGTATTCGGGCTCTTTGAAGAGGAGCGTGATGCACTCGAAGCCATGAAGCGACTCCCTGAAAATTACCGCAAGAGCCTTACCCCTCCAGGCTTTACTATGGTTCGATAG
- a CDS encoding DUF4349 domain-containing protein translates to MKNIVKLLRYSLLALLVSGCGSGKQEAPGSGPAPAAQVVSSEKQLAVESRKIIKEGVITFQTGSLQVTRKKIDSALRESDGFIAKESENRYSDKVEQKVEVRVPSEKFDSFVRKVTEGVEGFDEKNISITDVTKEFIDVEARLKVKKETEQRYRELLGKAGKIEDVLAIEKQIGELRSEIESVEGRQLYLRDAVALSSLTITFYENISAPATFLSDFGVGFKNGWNNLVQFIVIMVNAWPFFIIIPIVVIVIRRIGAKKAAKKQKQP, encoded by the coding sequence ATGAAAAATATCGTAAAATTGTTGAGATACAGCCTGCTGGCACTTCTTGTTTCCGGTTGCGGGAGCGGGAAACAGGAAGCCCCGGGATCAGGTCCGGCCCCGGCAGCTCAGGTTGTATCCAGTGAAAAGCAACTTGCCGTCGAGAGCAGAAAAATAATAAAGGAGGGCGTAATCACCTTCCAGACCGGCTCCCTTCAGGTGACAAGAAAAAAAATTGACTCGGCACTCCGTGAGAGTGACGGCTTTATAGCAAAGGAGAGTGAAAACAGGTACAGTGATAAAGTTGAGCAGAAAGTGGAGGTCAGGGTTCCTTCTGAAAAGTTTGACTCTTTTGTCCGCAAGGTCACGGAGGGGGTTGAGGGATTTGACGAGAAAAATATCTCTATCACTGATGTCACCAAAGAGTTTATCGATGTGGAGGCAAGGCTGAAGGTCAAAAAAGAGACCGAGCAGCGCTACCGTGAGCTGCTGGGCAAAGCCGGTAAAATAGAGGATGTTCTTGCGATTGAAAAACAGATCGGAGAGTTGCGCTCGGAGATTGAATCTGTTGAGGGACGACAGCTCTATCTCAGGGATGCGGTTGCCTTGAGCTCGCTGACCATTACCTTTTATGAAAATATATCAGCACCGGCCACCTTCCTTTCCGATTTCGGAGTCGGCTTCAAAAACGGATGGAATAATCTCGTACAGTTTATAGTGATTATGGTCAATGCCTGGCCATTTTTCATCATTATCCCGATTGTTGTCATCGTGATCAGGCGAATTGGTGCGAAAAAAGCAGCGAAAAAACAGAAACAGCCATAA
- a CDS encoding MerR family transcriptional regulator has product MAFDSRKNYYSIGEVSKIAGIPSYLLRYWESFFTELAPARDTRGNRRYTNRDIAMVLNIKELVYEKGYRLGKASEIVKGVLKDSEGDHKTTEILKLQKQIGQEKKRNTVVDERRLSLMKEIKEEIEDILQLLG; this is encoded by the coding sequence ATGGCATTCGATTCAAGAAAAAACTACTACTCCATAGGTGAGGTGAGTAAAATCGCCGGTATTCCATCCTACCTGCTCAGGTACTGGGAAAGTTTTTTTACTGAACTGGCTCCAGCCAGGGATACCAGAGGCAATCGGCGCTATACCAACCGCGATATCGCCATGGTGCTTAATATCAAGGAGCTGGTCTATGAGAAAGGGTACCGGCTCGGCAAAGCCAGCGAGATCGTCAAAGGGGTCCTCAAGGATAGTGAAGGTGATCACAAGACCACGGAGATTCTGAAGCTCCAGAAACAGATCGGCCAGGAAAAGAAACGCAATACGGTTGTTGACGAGCGTCGTCTCTCACTTATGAAAGAGATCAAGGAGGAGATTGAGGATATTCTTCAGTTGCTGGGGTAG
- a CDS encoding NCS2 family permease, with protein sequence MQSYFNFKEHRTSYRQETLAGITTFFTLAYIIVVNPAILAAAGIPKGPSMTATILTSIFGTLLMGVYAKRPFAVAPYMGENAFIAYTVVQTLGYSWQTAMAAIFIGGVLFTLITIGGLRQWLAEAIPGSLKHSFSGGIGLFLAFLGLSEMGIVTLGVPGAPVQLGNIAQLPVLLSLGGLFLTAVLLIQRVTGAILAGIVATTALFLLTGLVPLPATAFSMPPSIEPIFMKIDLQGAMTWGFACVIISVLVMDFVDTMGTLFGLSSRANLLDEKDNLPEIEKPMLVDALSTIAASLFGTTTAGVYIESAAGIEQGGKTGFTALVVAALFALALFFSPVLTIVPPFAYGPALVIVGMFMLQSVTKMDFTDYSELLPAFLTIALMIFTFNIGVGMTAGFIAYVLLKLFTGRVREVRGGMWILALLSFTFYLFYPYH encoded by the coding sequence ATGCAATCCTACTTCAACTTCAAGGAGCATCGCACCAGTTACCGGCAGGAGACGCTTGCAGGCATTACTACGTTTTTCACCCTCGCCTATATCATCGTTGTCAACCCGGCAATACTCGCCGCAGCGGGCATCCCGAAAGGTCCATCCATGACGGCGACCATTCTCACCTCCATCTTCGGCACTCTCCTGATGGGAGTTTACGCCAAACGTCCGTTTGCGGTTGCGCCATATATGGGAGAGAATGCCTTTATCGCCTATACGGTTGTCCAGACACTCGGCTACTCATGGCAGACGGCAATGGCAGCCATCTTTATCGGCGGCGTTCTCTTCACCCTGATCACTATCGGAGGGCTTCGCCAATGGTTGGCTGAAGCAATCCCCGGTTCGCTCAAGCACAGTTTTTCAGGAGGAATCGGTCTCTTTCTCGCCTTTCTGGGGCTCAGCGAGATGGGGATTGTAACACTTGGTGTCCCCGGCGCACCGGTACAACTCGGCAATATTGCTCAGCTCCCGGTACTGTTAAGTCTTGGCGGGCTCTTCCTTACCGCTGTTCTTCTCATACAGCGGGTAACCGGTGCTATTCTTGCCGGAATAGTGGCCACAACAGCTCTCTTTCTTCTGACCGGTCTGGTGCCCCTTCCTGCAACGGCGTTCAGTATGCCGCCCTCCATCGAGCCGATCTTTATGAAAATCGATCTGCAGGGAGCGATGACCTGGGGATTTGCCTGCGTGATCATCAGTGTGCTGGTGATGGATTTTGTCGATACCATGGGCACCCTCTTCGGCCTCTCATCGAGAGCCAACCTGCTTGATGAAAAGGATAACCTGCCGGAGATTGAAAAGCCGATGCTGGTCGATGCGCTCTCCACTATTGCCGCGTCACTCTTCGGGACCACGACGGCTGGCGTCTATATTGAGTCAGCCGCAGGTATTGAGCAGGGAGGAAAAACCGGATTTACGGCGCTTGTTGTGGCCGCGCTCTTCGCTCTTGCCCTCTTTTTTTCACCCGTGCTGACCATTGTTCCGCCCTTCGCCTACGGTCCGGCGCTGGTTATTGTCGGTATGTTCATGCTGCAATCGGTAACAAAAATGGATTTCACCGACTACAGTGAGCTCCTGCCGGCTTTTCTGACCATTGCCCTGATGATCTTCACCTTCAATATCGGCGTCGGGATGACTGCCGGGTTTATTGCCTATGTTCTCCTGAAACTCTTTACCGGAAGGGTGCGCGAGGTGCGCGGCGGCATGTGGATACTTGCGCTGCTCTCCTTTACCTTCTATCTTTTCTACCCCTACCATTAA
- the lnt gene encoding apolipoprotein N-acyltransferase produces the protein MTSFSLTVKKLIHSRFLPSLWSGTLLGLSFPSYPFIHLELLAWVALVPLLLSFQRDEPVGEFFRRVYLSMLLFCTISLWWVSLATLPGGVLTIIAQAFFLTVPLLGFYALKRLAGFRYALISLPFLWVAWEWLYMQQDLSLGWLTFGNSQSALNFMIQYADLTGVWGISFWLLSFNILVLLAVTGNRREVILSVSAMSFMIALPLLYSTALFYQESPSERNLPKLRVTLIQPDIDPHKKWGIQHSSDIMERYYQLTGRAVRENRPELVIWPETAIPFYILDSPYAADLLSLRGSLRRWNTALLTGYSDIVRYPEGSLPRSENPGKFDTALRQPYETYNASMLLVPGERPPQIYRKMRLVPFAERVPYVEYLPWLGNFTFSLAGISSWGRGSESTVMELPSAQYGKVLTANIICYESIFPGLVTGFVRNGAQFLTLVTNDGWYSTSYGPYQHLAIGRIRCIENRRAMARCANTGLTVFIDKFGRITAELPWWQELTLTADVPLESRLTFYTRNPDLLPKVASVISVVLVGVAFFRKGKGY, from the coding sequence ATGACTTCATTCTCTTTGACCGTGAAAAAGCTGATTCATTCCCGTTTCCTCCCCTCCCTCTGGAGCGGAACCCTTCTCGGACTATCCTTTCCTTCCTATCCCTTTATTCATCTTGAGCTACTTGCATGGGTTGCTCTCGTTCCGCTTCTCCTCTCTTTTCAGCGCGATGAGCCGGTCGGGGAGTTTTTCCGGCGGGTTTATCTATCCATGCTGCTTTTCTGCACGATCAGCCTCTGGTGGGTCTCACTTGCGACGCTGCCGGGCGGAGTGCTTACCATCATTGCGCAGGCATTTTTTCTGACAGTGCCCCTGCTTGGTTTTTATGCACTGAAACGTCTTGCAGGGTTTCGATATGCCCTTATTTCTCTTCCTTTTCTCTGGGTAGCATGGGAGTGGCTCTATATGCAACAGGATCTCTCGCTTGGCTGGCTTACTTTCGGGAACTCCCAGTCCGCCCTCAATTTTATGATTCAGTATGCCGATCTGACCGGTGTATGGGGGATAAGTTTCTGGCTTCTCTCTTTTAATATACTTGTTCTGCTGGCCGTGACCGGAAACCGCAGGGAGGTGATCCTTTCTGTGTCTGCCATGTCGTTTATGATTGCCCTGCCGCTCCTCTATTCGACCGCTCTGTTTTATCAGGAGAGTCCATCAGAGCGTAATCTTCCAAAGCTCAGGGTTACACTCATACAGCCGGATATTGATCCCCACAAAAAATGGGGTATTCAACACAGTTCCGACATCATGGAGCGATACTACCAGCTTACCGGGCGGGCGGTTCGTGAAAACAGACCCGAGCTGGTTATATGGCCGGAAACAGCTATTCCGTTTTACATTCTCGACAGCCCCTATGCAGCAGATCTTCTTTCGCTTCGAGGCTCACTCCGTCGCTGGAACACTGCACTTCTGACCGGGTACTCTGATATTGTCCGTTATCCTGAAGGCAGTTTGCCGAGGTCTGAAAACCCGGGGAAATTTGACACGGCTCTCCGGCAACCCTATGAGACCTATAACGCGTCAATGCTGCTTGTGCCGGGCGAGAGGCCCCCGCAGATCTACCGTAAAATGCGCCTGGTGCCGTTTGCCGAAAGGGTTCCCTATGTTGAGTATCTTCCCTGGCTGGGAAATTTTACCTTCTCCCTTGCAGGCATCAGCAGTTGGGGCAGAGGGAGTGAGAGCACGGTTATGGAGTTGCCAAGCGCACAATACGGTAAGGTGTTGACCGCCAATATTATCTGTTATGAATCCATTTTTCCCGGGCTTGTTACCGGGTTTGTCCGTAACGGGGCGCAGTTTCTTACCCTTGTCACCAATGACGGCTGGTATTCGACCTCTTACGGCCCATACCAGCATCTGGCGATCGGCCGGATACGCTGCATCGAAAATCGTCGGGCAATGGCCCGATGCGCCAATACCGGGCTTACAGTCTTTATTGACAAGTTCGGCCGTATTACAGCGGAACTACCCTGGTGGCAGGAGCTGACCTTGACAGCGGATGTTCCGCTTGAGAGTCGCCTGACCTTTTACACCCGCAATCCCGACCTGCTGCCGAAAGTCGCATCGGTTATATCGGTAGTGCTGGTTGGGGTGGCGTTTTTCAGAAAGGGGAAGGGGTATTGA
- a CDS encoding SPOR domain-containing protein gives MSFDYSKCRPGKKILLQCVALLALLLLPTVLYALDNVSYAQEIRKYVDEDKVYLLENIRQKVTRKSEQIVIEAILSEDGPQAFALYRKQLREYPDPAIDPLSSSRIAAYNLVKLSPPAEPELSASLPIPRKLSPELPDTTKQSVTPRIGSGAPAQPKTTGAKDTTKAITALRAKALGASLTAPKEIKNMTGTGTDTCTLQFGSFSNRENAETLLGKMAGKLPVEIVLQGRMHKVQLKTNYTSHEEAIAAAKKLPFDSIVVPVR, from the coding sequence ATGTCTTTTGACTACTCAAAGTGCCGACCAGGAAAAAAAATCCTGCTGCAATGTGTCGCACTTCTCGCCCTGCTTCTCTTGCCGACCGTTCTTTATGCCCTTGATAATGTCTCATACGCTCAAGAGATACGAAAGTACGTCGATGAAGATAAGGTTTATTTGTTAGAAAATATCCGTCAAAAAGTAACCCGTAAGTCAGAACAGATCGTTATTGAAGCGATCCTTTCGGAAGACGGGCCACAGGCGTTTGCACTTTACCGGAAACAGTTACGGGAGTATCCGGATCCGGCAATCGATCCGCTCAGTTCATCACGAATAGCCGCTTACAATCTTGTCAAGCTGAGTCCGCCTGCCGAGCCTGAACTTTCCGCATCTCTACCCATACCCCGGAAGCTCTCCCCGGAACTGCCGGACACCACAAAACAGTCGGTAACTCCCCGTATCGGTTCTGGAGCTCCAGCCCAGCCGAAAACTACCGGAGCAAAAGACACAACAAAAGCGATTACGGCACTGCGGGCCAAAGCTCTCGGGGCTTCACTTACGGCCCCTAAAGAGATAAAAAACATGACCGGGACGGGGACGGATACCTGCACACTGCAGTTCGGAAGTTTTTCAAACAGGGAAAATGCCGAAACCCTTTTAGGGAAAATGGCCGGAAAGCTCCCTGTAGAGATTGTTTTGCAGGGCAGAATGCATAAAGTGCAACTGAAAACAAATTATACCTCGCATGAGGAGGCGATAGCCGCAGCAAAAAAACTGCCGTTCGACTCCATTGTTGTTCCAGTCAGATAA
- a CDS encoding sigma-54 interaction domain-containing protein, translating into MKREITIDGQSLLISQLKQLALQVAETDITVLIIGETGSGKEVLARYIHAHSRRADKSFIPVNCGAIPAGILESELFGHEKGAFTGAVQSRKGYFESADRGTIFLDEIGEMPLETQVKFLRVIESGEFQRVGSSETIYSDARIIAATNRNMNQAVAEKNFREDLFYRLRSVELQIPPLRERGRDILLLAENFVHEFERKHTIAFEGFSPDAAEMLMRYAWPGNVRELRNLIESLLVLEKGRYITPELLEKHLVQRNRYKSLVHDPVRSEKNELQAIYSGIIQLRQEIGDIRQMLQHLIQSRPHSPLLLPDASVTAIPLSSGLLNSAEENTGEALSATQLSLNDIEKKSIATALETFQGNKRKTARALGITERTLYRKIKSYNL; encoded by the coding sequence ATGAAACGAGAGATAACCATCGATGGACAATCACTCCTGATCTCCCAGCTAAAGCAACTTGCCCTGCAGGTAGCTGAAACCGATATCACCGTCCTGATCATCGGAGAGACCGGTTCGGGAAAAGAGGTTCTGGCACGTTACATCCATGCCCACAGCCGTCGTGCCGATAAAAGCTTTATCCCTGTCAATTGCGGAGCCATTCCTGCCGGAATTCTTGAATCGGAACTCTTCGGCCATGAAAAAGGGGCCTTTACCGGGGCAGTACAAAGCAGGAAGGGTTACTTTGAAAGTGCAGACCGGGGCACGATTTTTCTGGATGAAATCGGTGAAATGCCGCTCGAAACCCAGGTAAAGTTTCTCCGGGTGATTGAGTCCGGCGAGTTTCAACGGGTAGGATCATCGGAAACCATCTACTCTGATGCACGCATTATTGCCGCCACAAACCGGAACATGAATCAGGCTGTTGCGGAAAAAAACTTCCGCGAGGATCTTTTCTACCGGCTGCGGAGCGTTGAACTCCAGATACCGCCGCTCAGGGAGAGAGGGCGCGATATCTTGCTGCTTGCAGAAAATTTTGTCCATGAATTCGAGCGCAAGCACACAATTGCCTTTGAAGGATTCAGCCCCGATGCCGCCGAAATGCTGATGCGATATGCGTGGCCAGGAAATGTCCGGGAGCTGAGAAATCTTATAGAGTCCCTGCTTGTGCTTGAAAAAGGCAGATATATAACCCCTGAACTTCTTGAAAAACATCTGGTGCAGCGCAACCGTTACAAAAGTCTGGTCCACGACCCGGTCAGATCGGAAAAAAACGAACTTCAGGCCATCTACAGCGGAATTATCCAGCTTCGCCAGGAGATAGGAGATATCCGCCAGATGCTCCAGCATCTGATCCAGTCGCGACCACACTCCCCGCTGCTGCTTCCTGATGCTTCAGTAACCGCCATTCCGCTCAGTTCCGGCCTGCTCAACAGTGCAGAGGAAAACACCGGGGAAGCCCTCTCCGCTACTCAGCTCTCTTTGAACGACATCGAAAAAAAATCCATAGCCACTGCTCTCGAAACCTTTCAGGGAAATAAACGAAAGACCGCCCGGGCACTCGGCATTACCGAACGCACCCTCTACCGCAAAATCAAGAGTTACAACCTGTAA